The Ammoniphilus oxalaticus genome includes the window TTTCATAAAACGTTCAAACCTATTAAAAAAAAGAACAAGCCACCCTCCTATGGAGGTTGGCTTTACAAGTTAGATTTTCTGTAATTGGCGCCCTTCCTGAGGAATTGGCGGGACGCTTTTTTCTACCCGAATGGGAGACGGAACACGAGAAGCGCATTCCGAAGGGAGGACATACTAACTTAACAGCTCTCATGCGCGGGAGGTAAAATTGGTTTTTCATTTGAGGAAGCTTGTGAGGAAATGGTCGGAAGGCGTTTATGATGATTGCCGTCATTACCTAGGCTCCCTATGTAACATCCAGCCGAAGACGCGTTCATTGATTCCCTCCTTTCATGATCGCTTGTCCTTAGCATACTCGTAACAAACCACGCTGTAAAACCGGATATTCTTTCAACGCGATCGATCGGGTAGGCGCAAAAGACTATTTAGGTCGTTTTTCCCATTGTTTGCCTCATCTAAATGAAAAGACTCATTTTTCATAAGTATTCACACAATTGTAACTTTTGGAAAACTGATTCAGGATTAAAATGGAAGAGGGATAGACATCACGCCGTTAGGAGAGTGCGCAGCTGTGAAACAATACGGACAATATATCTCACTGTTAAGAACTCGGCTAGATTACACGCAAAAAGATTTTGCGCAGATGCTCGGATGCGATCAAGCGATGATTAGTAAAATCGAATCAGGCGAAATCGTTTGTGGTGAAATTATACACCATGTCGCTTGGAAACTCGGGATTCACCCCAAAGAGTTTTTTGGCACCAAAGTAAGTCAGCTGGAAGATTTCCACAACGTTGAACAAACCAAAAAGTATATTCGTTACCTCGCTCATAAACGCGATTACAAAACAATGGCCTGCCAAGTGCGGGATTGTTGGAACGGGCCTCATTTTCAAAGCAAAAAGGACCACGTCTTTCTACACTGGCACCAAGGAATTGTCGAGCTACACGAAATGAACAATCCCCAAGCCGCTAAACAACATTTAGAAGAAGCTTTACGGATGGCAGACCAATTCGAAACCTTCTTCAAACGGGTTGAAATTTTAAATAGCTACGCAATCTACCACCTTGTTACAGGTGACACTGAAGCCGCCCTGCATTATTTTCATCAGGCTGAAAATTTATTATCTGTGCTCGACCCCTTAATCCACCCACATGTTAGCGTCCGTGTTTTATATAACCTTGCCACCACTTACCTGCGCTTAGAACAGTTCAAAGATTCTCAACACAAATCATTTCAAGCCCTACAAATTTGCAAAGAAAGCAAGTCCACTTACCTCCGCGGCGAATTGACCTATCAGTATGGTTACAGCGCGTACCATCTCGGTTATAAGGAAAAAGCGCAGCGCTGCATGGAAAAGTCGATCATCTACTTATTGGATGAAG containing:
- a CDS encoding helix-turn-helix domain-containing protein, with the translated sequence MKQYGQYISLLRTRLDYTQKDFAQMLGCDQAMISKIESGEIVCGEIIHHVAWKLGIHPKEFFGTKVSQLEDFHNVEQTKKYIRYLAHKRDYKTMACQVRDCWNGPHFQSKKDHVFLHWHQGIVELHEMNNPQAAKQHLEEALRMADQFETFFKRVEILNSYAIYHLVTGDTEAALHYFHQAENLLSVLDPLIHPHVSVRVLYNLATTYLRLEQFKDSQHKSFQALQICKESKSTYLRGELTYQYGYSAYHLGYKEKAQRCMEKSIIYLLDEEEEELAEYAVQQMHQFKFN